The following coding sequences lie in one Mucilaginibacter sp. KACC 22773 genomic window:
- a CDS encoding head GIN domain-containing protein has translation MKKLIFSGMALLFTTFIAINASAQVVTRSVSGYTGIACGGPFNVFIKIDGTESIKLDVDADVVNDIKTEVENGVLKVEFKDHWNKHNNIKRANIYITAKTLKYLGNSGSGNATVDGVLTGDNAKVALSGSGNVKTAVKSSTLDLRLSGSGSIDIKGSTGMADVNIAGSGEVNGKELKTETVEARIAGSGSVNIIANKTVSARIAGSGSVLYSGNATTGETKYMGSGRVSKVD, from the coding sequence ATGAAAAAACTTATCTTCTCTGGGATGGCATTGCTGTTTACCACTTTCATAGCTATTAATGCATCAGCGCAAGTGGTTACACGAAGTGTATCGGGCTATACAGGTATTGCCTGCGGCGGCCCGTTCAATGTGTTTATAAAAATTGACGGCACAGAAAGCATTAAGCTTGATGTAGATGCCGATGTAGTGAACGATATTAAAACCGAAGTAGAAAACGGGGTGCTAAAGGTTGAATTTAAAGATCATTGGAACAAGCACAACAATATTAAACGCGCCAATATTTATATTACGGCTAAAACGTTAAAATATTTGGGCAACAGTGGGTCGGGTAATGCAACCGTAGATGGCGTATTAACCGGCGATAACGCCAAAGTAGCATTGAGCGGTTCGGGCAATGTTAAAACCGCGGTTAAGTCGTCAACACTCGATTTACGTTTAAGCGGTTCTGGTTCTATCGATATTAAAGGAAGCACCGGCATGGCTGATGTAAACATAGCAGGATCTGGCGAGGTAAATGGCAAAGAACTGAAAACCGAAACCGTAGAAGCCAGGATTGCAGGTTCGGGCAGTGTTAATATCATAGCCAATAAAACTGTGTCGGCACGTATAGCAGGCTCGGGCAGTGTTTTATACTCGGGCAACGCCACAACCGGCGAAACAAAATATATGGGATCGGGCAGGGTGAGTAAAGTAGACTAA
- the can gene encoding carbonate dehydratase — MCAKKLIHDTSHITYESLLEGNEQFIADALAEDPDYFKKLANGQTPPVLWIGCADSRVPANQITNTSPGEIFVHRNIANMVIHSDMNMLSVLDYAVNVLKVKHVIVTGHYGCGGVIAAMSNHEFGLIDNWLRHIKDVYRLHAEELDAIENEQERTNRLVELNVIENVYNLCKTSIVQNAWKNGQPLAVHGWVYSISTGKIKDMKVSTSDNANLGDVFKFE; from the coding sequence ATGTGTGCCAAAAAATTAATACACGACACAAGCCATATTACTTACGAAAGCCTTTTAGAAGGTAACGAACAATTTATTGCCGATGCTTTGGCTGAAGATCCTGACTATTTTAAAAAATTGGCCAACGGCCAAACACCGCCGGTACTTTGGATAGGCTGTGCAGATAGCCGCGTGCCGGCCAACCAGATCACCAATACATCGCCGGGCGAAATATTTGTACACCGTAACATTGCCAATATGGTGATACACTCGGATATGAATATGTTATCGGTATTGGATTATGCGGTAAATGTGTTGAAAGTAAAACACGTTATTGTAACAGGTCATTACGGTTGCGGAGGCGTTATTGCCGCTATGAGTAATCACGAATTTGGTTTGATAGATAACTGGCTACGCCACATTAAAGATGTTTACCGCCTGCATGCAGAGGAACTTGACGCTATTGAAAATGAGCAGGAACGTACCAATCGCCTGGTAGAATTAAACGTAATTGAAAACGTTTATAACCTTTGCAAAACCTCCATAGTGCAAAATGCCTGGAAAAATGGGCAGCCGCTGGCCGTACACGGCTGGGTATACAGCATAAGCACCGGCAAAATTAAAGATATGAAAGTGAGCACCAGCGATAACGCCAACCTAGGCGATGTGTTTAAGTTTGAATGA
- a CDS encoding efflux RND transporter periplasmic adaptor subunit has protein sequence MNKFKNKPILILAAFAIALSSLSACHSDDKEKQDQQAEEQTQAAAETPTVELVTVAKGKLSSSISIPGELIPYQQVDLYAKVNSYVKKLLVDIGSEVHAGQLLVVLDAPEINSQLAAAQSRIKQYEAVYYASKATYDRLVSTSKTPGTISLNDLEQAEAKKNADMANVEAAKSALKEVSANLAYLEIRAPFDGVITSRNVNLGAYVGPGGKGSDPLFTLQDQNRLRLVVSVPENYTGSLSNKSEVNFTIKALPNEKFTAQVKRMAGALDEKLRAERLEMDVYNKSKKLLPHMFAEVNVPLPDGDSTFVVAKTAVATSTEKVFVIKVVNNKAQWVDVKKGLTSGDMMEIFGDLKPGDKLVKVASDEIRNGSNVKEKQ, from the coding sequence ATGAATAAATTTAAAAATAAACCGATACTTATCCTTGCCGCTTTTGCTATTGCTTTAAGCTCATTAAGTGCTTGCCACTCTGATGATAAGGAAAAACAGGACCAGCAGGCTGAAGAGCAAACACAGGCGGCTGCCGAAACACCAACCGTTGAACTGGTGACGGTAGCCAAAGGCAAATTAAGCAGCAGCATTTCCATCCCCGGCGAACTGATCCCTTACCAGCAGGTGGATCTTTATGCAAAGGTTAACAGCTACGTTAAAAAACTTTTGGTTGATATAGGGTCTGAAGTACATGCCGGCCAGTTGCTGGTGGTGTTAGATGCGCCCGAAATCAACTCGCAGCTGGCAGCTGCTCAATCGCGCATTAAGCAATATGAGGCTGTTTACTATGCCAGCAAAGCAACTTACGACAGGTTGGTAAGCACCAGCAAAACCCCAGGAACTATTTCGCTTAACGACCTGGAACAGGCCGAAGCTAAAAAGAACGCGGATATGGCTAACGTAGAAGCTGCCAAATCGGCCTTAAAAGAAGTATCGGCTAACCTGGCTTACCTGGAGATAAGGGCCCCTTTTGATGGTGTTATAACCAGCCGTAATGTAAACCTGGGCGCTTATGTAGGCCCCGGTGGTAAAGGATCTGATCCGTTGTTTACTTTACAGGATCAAAACAGGCTGCGTTTGGTGGTATCGGTACCCGAAAACTACACCGGGTCATTAAGCAATAAAAGCGAAGTAAATTTTACCATAAAAGCTTTACCCAATGAAAAATTCACTGCCCAGGTAAAACGAATGGCCGGCGCGCTTGATGAAAAGCTAAGAGCCGAGCGTTTGGAAATGGATGTTTACAATAAAAGCAAAAAGCTATTGCCGCATATGTTTGCCGAAGTTAACGTTCCGCTGCCCGACGGCGACAGCACTTTTGTGGTAGCCAAAACAGCAGTTGCAACCTCGACAGAAAAAGTATTTGTAATAAAAGTGGTAAACAATAAAGCCCAGTGGGTTGATGTAAAAAAAGGGCTTACCTCGGGCGATATGATGGAGATATTCGGAGATCTTAAACCCGGGGATAAACTGGTAAAAGTTGCCAGTGATGAAATAAGGAACGGAAGCAACGTGAAGGAAAAACAGTGA